In the Candidatus Electrothrix sp. GW3-4 genome, one interval contains:
- a CDS encoding PD-(D/E)XK nuclease domain-containing protein, which yields MIEFKYFSNSEFKKMKTSIADFQLRPQDTEQIAGYADGLRQEYPGARIALFVIYCFGNQGFRVIEVK from the coding sequence GTGATTGAATTTAAGTATTTTTCCAACAGCGAATTTAAAAAAATGAAAACCAGTATTGCGGATTTTCAGCTTCGGCCCCAAGATACAGAACAGATCGCTGGCTATGCCGACGGTCTGCGCCAGGAATACCCAGGGGCACGGATTGCCCTGTTTGTCATCTACTGCTTTGGTAATCAGGGCTTTCGGGTTATTGAGGTGAAGTAA
- the cas6 gene encoding CRISPR system precrRNA processing endoribonuclease RAMP protein Cas6, translating into MQPCTPHLILAEYRFTFTARDPLTLPLFSDPLRRSVFGLALHQQSCIAPNADCADCMLCHQCDFAFFIKGPRPPEAEIMRKVGTVPLPHIFHSDQCGAASISPGGQFSHGLVLAGAACKRLPAVIRAMEKSGRLGFGSDRAKAELLQVAQVLPGGQRLIWDQQGEVQDSIMEQALVPPAPAALRLHFLTPYLPSDKSFRPETLEISRLLMAVIRRVSLLQYFYMGCPLEADFRALKDCAAQSEVMNIALRSHTTTWWSARQGREVELRGFLGTVDFAPRDPELFWPFLWLGQWLHIGKQASKGFGRYQVLSWGDG; encoded by the coding sequence ATGCAACCTTGCACACCCCATCTCATTCTTGCCGAATACCGTTTCACCTTTACGGCCCGTGATCCCCTGACCCTGCCGCTCTTTTCCGACCCGCTCCGCCGCAGTGTGTTCGGGCTGGCCCTGCACCAGCAGAGCTGTATTGCCCCCAATGCTGACTGTGCCGACTGCATGCTTTGCCATCAATGCGATTTTGCCTTTTTCATCAAAGGCCCCAGGCCGCCAGAAGCGGAGATCATGCGCAAGGTGGGCACGGTGCCGTTGCCCCATATCTTTCACAGCGACCAATGCGGTGCGGCGAGCATCTCGCCGGGTGGACAATTCAGCCACGGCCTGGTGCTAGCCGGGGCTGCCTGCAAACGCCTGCCTGCGGTGATTCGGGCTATGGAGAAATCCGGGCGCTTGGGGTTTGGCTCGGACAGGGCAAAGGCGGAATTGCTCCAAGTTGCTCAGGTGTTGCCGGGTGGCCAGCGGCTGATCTGGGATCAGCAGGGCGAGGTTCAGGACAGTATTATGGAGCAAGCTCTGGTGCCGCCTGCGCCCGCAGCTCTGCGGCTGCACTTCCTCACCCCCTATCTGCCCTCGGACAAGTCCTTCCGCCCAGAGACCCTTGAGATCAGCCGGTTGCTCATGGCTGTGATCCGGCGTGTTTCTCTGCTTCAGTATTTTTACATGGGCTGTCCCCTGGAGGCCGATTTTCGGGCCCTCAAGGACTGCGCGGCCCAGTCCGAAGTCATGAATATTGCCCTGCGCTCGCATACCACCACCTGGTGGTCAGCGCGACAGGGGAGGGAGGTGGAGTTGAGGGGATTTCTGGGAACAGTGGATTTTGCGCCCAGGGACCCGGAGCTGTTCTGGCCTTTTCTCTGGCTCGGCCAGTGGTTGCATATTGGTAAGCAGGCTAGTAAGGGGTTTGGGCGGTATCAGGTTTTGAGTTGGGGAGATGGTTGA
- a CDS encoding AAA family ATPase: MEKLGLGIQELAVFKEKGLIYVDKTELIEKLINSGKYYFLSRPRRFGKSLLVNTIQELFSGNKDLFTGCHVHDSWNWEEKHPVIKISFSEMNYRQDGLEKALEDSLLQLAEEHGVQFTTSGYGNRFLELIKAVGRETPAVVLIDEYDKPIIDYLEKSANEQAEANREILKTFYTGIKDQDRFLRFLLITGVSKFSKVSIFSDLNHLTDITVSRHFAAIAGYSEAEIRRHYPQYLTALSRDYNLSEDEMMKEIALWYNGYSWDGKTFLFNPYSIISLFFHQIFKNFWFETGTPTFLVQRIKESGRKINESISKEINESVFSRYDVDNMNTTAIMFQTGYLTIKEFDWRRNKYRLDFPNKEVRESFLHFAAEHYVGSSQDEMGGITEMLAEALALNDMQSFFIALQALFSSIAVKQLDKVKEYEGFYHSVIYIVLKLLGMQIACEVQSNFGTTDAVLQTAEHIYVLEFKMGTAASALEQIKKRKYHTPYLADQRGLVLVGFGFDKAERNLTDFLAEEIENR, from the coding sequence ATGGAGAAATTAGGCTTAGGGATACAGGAACTGGCTGTATTCAAAGAGAAGGGGCTGATCTATGTGGATAAAACCGAGCTTATTGAAAAACTGATAAACAGTGGCAAATACTATTTCCTCTCCCGGCCCAGACGCTTTGGTAAATCCCTGCTGGTCAACACAATCCAGGAGCTTTTTTCCGGCAACAAAGACCTGTTCACAGGCTGTCACGTACATGATTCCTGGAACTGGGAGGAGAAACACCCGGTCATAAAGATCAGCTTTTCAGAGATGAACTACCGGCAGGACGGTCTGGAAAAGGCCCTGGAGGACTCCCTGCTGCAATTAGCTGAGGAGCATGGTGTCCAATTTACTACATCAGGTTACGGCAACAGGTTTCTGGAGCTGATCAAGGCGGTGGGCAGGGAAACACCGGCGGTTGTCCTGATTGATGAATACGATAAACCAATTATTGATTATCTGGAAAAATCCGCCAACGAACAGGCCGAAGCAAATCGGGAAATACTGAAAACCTTCTATACCGGCATCAAGGATCAGGACAGGTTTCTCCGCTTCCTCCTGATCACCGGGGTATCCAAGTTCAGCAAGGTTTCCATCTTCAGCGACCTGAACCACCTGACCGACATCACCGTGTCCAGGCATTTTGCTGCGATAGCCGGGTACAGCGAAGCGGAAATCAGGCGGCATTACCCACAGTACCTGACCGCGCTCAGCCGGGATTACAACCTCTCCGAAGACGAGATGATGAAGGAGATTGCCCTCTGGTATAACGGCTACTCCTGGGACGGCAAGACCTTCCTCTTTAACCCCTATTCGATCATCAGTCTGTTTTTTCACCAGATATTTAAGAATTTCTGGTTCGAAACCGGCACCCCAACCTTTCTTGTTCAACGGATCAAGGAGTCTGGCCGGAAGATCAACGAGTCCATAAGCAAGGAGATCAACGAATCCGTCTTTAGCAGGTATGATGTCGATAATATGAACACCACAGCCATCATGTTTCAGACAGGCTACCTGACCATCAAGGAGTTTGACTGGAGACGGAACAAGTACCGCCTTGATTTCCCGAACAAAGAGGTCCGTGAATCCTTTCTCCATTTTGCTGCGGAGCATTATGTGGGCAGCTCCCAGGATGAGATGGGCGGCATTACGGAAATGCTGGCCGAGGCCCTTGCCTTGAACGATATGCAGAGCTTTTTTATTGCCCTGCAAGCCCTGTTCAGTTCAATAGCGGTCAAGCAGCTGGACAAAGTGAAGGAATACGAAGGATTTTATCATTCCGTGATCTATATTGTCCTGAAGCTCCTCGGTATGCAGATCGCCTGTGAAGTGCAGTCAAATTTCGGCACCACAGATGCGGTCCTGCAAACAGCGGAACATATCTATGTGCTTGAGTTCAAAATGGGCACTGCCGCCTCGGCACTGGAACAGATCAAAAAGAGAAAATATCACACGCCGTATCTTGCCGATCAACGGGGTTTGGTGCTTGTCGGTTTCGGTTTTGACAAGGCGGAACGAAATCTGACGGATTTTCTTGCTGAGGAGATAGAGAATCGGTGA
- the cmr6 gene encoding type III-B CRISPR module RAMP protein Cmr6, with the protein MSFQMIRPKLPHKRETDQTDWQNSSLFLDKGFQKWETNDGDRGEAIGKHIKVACEIDVPEVYKAAYTRWLGETANKESFARWFGKLDGTRLFIGLGMDHALEAQVCRHPVYGMPYIPGSALKGLARAEAKRYAKKQEEEESKKFNKVIDILFGPDCNDSDDPEAEANTGYLIFHDAWWIPGGKAGGCQQKPYIPEIVTVHAVEYYTNQGKKEAPHPDMESPNPNHQIAVQGSFYFVVEGVQQWAELGMKFLTLGLQEEGIGGKISAGYGYFVWDEKTKKNGENIAREWVQKTKEAQQQVRINNLSESEYLVYTLNKLVEEYQKNSKVLGERGRSKILQQAAEIEKYEKWPALYNKENALVAVAHAKSVATITKKRAAKNETTNHHRRKKSKLEPENVRNKRIRSNSDYPEGILFTSKG; encoded by the coding sequence ATGTCATTTCAGATGATCCGACCTAAGCTTCCTCACAAAAGAGAGACTGATCAAACAGATTGGCAAAACTCTAGCCTATTTCTTGACAAGGGATTTCAAAAATGGGAGACAAACGATGGTGATAGGGGAGAAGCCATAGGCAAGCACATCAAGGTTGCTTGCGAAATAGATGTACCTGAAGTCTACAAGGCAGCCTACACTCGATGGCTTGGAGAAACCGCCAACAAAGAGAGCTTTGCCCGTTGGTTTGGCAAACTCGATGGTACCCGTCTGTTCATTGGTTTAGGCATGGACCATGCACTGGAGGCCCAGGTCTGCCGTCACCCTGTCTACGGGATGCCCTATATTCCCGGCTCTGCCCTGAAAGGACTGGCCCGTGCTGAGGCGAAAAGATATGCCAAGAAACAGGAAGAGGAAGAATCAAAAAAATTCAACAAAGTGATTGATATTCTGTTCGGACCGGATTGCAATGACTCGGATGATCCCGAGGCCGAAGCTAATACCGGCTACCTGATTTTTCACGATGCTTGGTGGATTCCCGGCGGAAAAGCAGGAGGATGTCAACAAAAGCCCTATATCCCGGAGATCGTCACGGTTCATGCGGTTGAATATTATACAAATCAAGGGAAAAAAGAAGCACCGCATCCTGATATGGAATCCCCCAACCCTAACCACCAAATCGCTGTTCAAGGGAGCTTTTATTTTGTGGTCGAAGGTGTGCAGCAATGGGCGGAACTGGGCATGAAATTTCTTACCTTGGGACTACAAGAAGAAGGAATTGGCGGTAAGATTAGCGCTGGGTACGGGTATTTTGTATGGGATGAAAAAACTAAAAAAAATGGTGAGAATATCGCCAGAGAATGGGTCCAAAAAACCAAAGAAGCACAACAGCAAGTACGGATTAACAATCTAAGTGAATCTGAATACTTGGTTTATACGCTAAACAAACTGGTGGAGGAATATCAAAAAAACTCAAAGGTATTAGGGGAACGAGGAAGGAGTAAAATCCTACAGCAGGCTGCCGAGATTGAAAAGTACGAAAAATGGCCCGCACTATACAATAAAGAGAATGCCTTGGTGGCTGTTGCTCATGCCAAATCTGTAGCCACAATTACGAAAAAAAGAGCAGCAAAAAACGAAACCACAAACCACCATCGCAGAAAAAAATCGAAGCTAGAGCCAGAAAACGTCAGAAACAAAAGAATAAGAAGTAACTCTGACTATCCCGAAGGGATTCTATTCACCAGCAAAGGGTAA
- the cmr5 gene encoding type III-B CRISPR module-associated protein Cmr5 produces the protein MQTRQQKDSLRALEDVQAIRDSNEDDLKKTYARAVYRFPFLVRQNGLQQTLGFYEGKAKDSSSSGTEGDVSHGNAEEEFLKHIAQVLGIERSDLISTISGADVEKYMYLSRRCLEVALWYRRFTASVLGVDITGNPTEEQVTAEGGKE, from the coding sequence ATGCAGACACGACAGCAAAAGGATTCCCTCCGAGCCTTGGAAGATGTACAGGCAATCAGAGACAGTAATGAAGATGACCTGAAGAAAACCTATGCCAGGGCCGTCTACCGCTTTCCCTTTTTGGTTCGGCAGAACGGTCTACAACAAACACTTGGTTTTTATGAGGGTAAGGCCAAGGATTCGTCCTCGTCAGGAACCGAGGGAGACGTTTCACACGGTAACGCTGAAGAAGAATTTTTAAAACATATTGCTCAGGTGCTGGGTATTGAAAGAAGTGACTTAATTTCTACGATCTCAGGGGCTGATGTAGAAAAATACATGTATCTATCCCGCCGCTGCCTTGAGGTTGCACTTTGGTATCGACGATTTACAGCGAGTGTTCTTGGCGTTGATATTACGGGAAATCCAACTGAAGAGCAGGTGACAGCCGAGGGAGGCAAAGAATAA
- a CDS encoding BrnT family toxin translates to MIYNFEWNPNKAKKNIRKHKVSFEEASTVFRDPAALTIFDPDHSETEDRWLTVGISRAGKVLLVCHTYKQVDVETAIIRIFSSRKATASEKREYGE, encoded by the coding sequence GTGATTTACAATTTTGAGTGGAATCCGAATAAAGCCAAGAAAAATATCCGGAAGCATAAGGTCAGCTTTGAAGAAGCGTCTACAGTGTTTCGTGACCCAGCAGCTTTGACAATATTTGACCCTGACCATAGTGAAACGGAAGACAGGTGGCTAACAGTCGGAATTTCCAGAGCTGGCAAAGTGCTGTTGGTTTGTCATACATATAAGCAAGTTGACGTGGAAACGGCAATAATTCGTATATTTTCAAGCCGGAAAGCCACTGCATCTGAAAAAAGGGAATATGGTGAGTGA